TATATCAGCCATGATAAAGTAGACTGATAATgcctaaatatatatccaaatgcaaaatataataaaaaagtaagtaaaataatttaaaataaatatgtgatgTCTACATtgtcattgcatttatttagtgaGTGGCCATAAAAAACAGGACTGTGAAAAGCCagctttttcacaaaataagGCAGGGTGAGTACTGCTTTCTCCAGTGTGAAGTCAGGAAAGAATTAGGCACATCAAGCACAATTTACAAGCAAGCTCAGAAACAAAATAGGCTTTGTCagaggattttgatgtgagaggacatcaggggatggactttttccactgtaggaaggtttaaaattaaaatgcattacaatggGGCTGTTTGAATACTTGAATCTGATTTGCTAATTAAAGTTCTAAAGCATGCAAATCATAGATACACATACATATCTATGATGAAAATATTGACTGCATTACATGTCACTTCGCGGTCTTTACAGCCTACAACAGCACCAAACcccaagcaaataaatatagtaaacgaggataaaaatgacaaattatttccatgtttttgccacaaatTTACGTTTTATCAGGTACCCCCACTCTCCCTCCCATACAAACATGGACACATGCACAGAAACGTGTTTTCTCTTAAGATTTTTTCAGGAAAATAGTTTAGCAAAAAGCTGCATGATATTTCTCACTAGCGAGAAAATACGCTGCTACTCTTGAATCTTACAGTTTCGATATTACTAGAGCCGCTGCTGccgaattacttgtggattattgtgatgtttttatcagccgtttggactGATGACACCAATTGATCTCAGAGGatccatttctccaaatctgaagaaATAAACATTATCCACAACttcgatggcctgagggtgagtacattttcagcaggttttcataataaacaaatccaaaataacagtattttaatgcaaataatcaAATTGTCGTGAATCCGGTCCCTGTTGTTCCTCCCAGTCGCCATCAGAGGGCTCCATTATCCCTGTCTAGgcctgcgtcccaatgttcaTATTGTCCATCCTAAATTCTACGTGATATTAGTTATTTTCTATTTAAGGCGGATAGAGTGGATACTATAAGCACACATTTTCTATGATGACCCGGAGTTACCCATGCTCAGTGCAAGTCTTGTTTTGCTCTTGCAAACATTTCTTAGCGTTCACCCTTGTTTCTTGTGGTTGTGATCTTGGACACAAGGTTTCCCtggtttttgattgtttgctgTCTGCCCTGATTCTCCTCCGCCTTGCCTCTGCTATTGTGTTTTACTGGTGTATTCTTGGATAGCTGTAATTATTATCAGAATTATAAGGCCTGGTTCTCCAGTGCGGTCAGAGAAGTCACCTGAGGATAATTTTGGTGTCGGCAGACAGCTGGTTTAACTTAAGTCAGGTGCGTAGGGAAATTTCTAGCATATGCGTGTGGCAAAGTTGGTGACATAGCAAGTCTTTGTCCTGAGAATAAGAGATCTCATCAAGGCTTGTATTGTGTGTAGAAAGGATGGTCACATTGCAaggtgtttggaaaaaaaaagaaaagatcagGAAGTTGTTTGTTATACACGTGGAAGGATGGGACATAGAGCAAAACCGTATCTCTTTTCACATAAAGAAAGATAGGCTATCCTGATTTGCTTAAGAAAATAGGCAGATTACATACCCAGTTGGCACCACTGAAAGGCGAAAAGAAAGAAGTCATTCACACCTGGCCAGACACATCATTGCAtgcaggggcgtagccatcatttcagatgtgagggggacagaaatgtatatatatgtataatatatatatatatatatatatatatatatatatatatatatatatatatatatatatatatatatataaaaaaacattgtataacatttctgtaatctatatgCCAGTCAACAGTTtgtgaacagtaagatttttttatgttttttaaagaagtctcttctgctctgcaagcctgcatttatttgatccaaagtacagcaaaagtagtaatgttgtgaaatattattactatttaaaataactgcttaaataaataaattctttctatttgaatacattttaaaatgtaattgaatcttgtgatcaaagctgaattttcagcatcattactccagtcttcagtgtcacattcttcagaaatcattctaatatgctgatttgctgctcaggaaacctttttaaattattattattattattgagtacagttgagtaaattttttttcttcaggattctttgatgaaggatccaaagatcagcgtttatgtgaaataaaaagcttttgtagcattataccattcaaaagcttagagtcagtataattttttttttccggaaaagaaattatagaaattaatacttttatttagcaaggatgctttaaattgataaaagtgatgataaagacatttataatgttataaaagatttctatttcagataaatgcttttcttctgaacattctattcatcaaagaaacgtgaaaaaattctactcagctgttttcaacatcgtcataatagtaaatattattttgagaaaacaaatcagaatatcaaacacttgttttatcacataataaggcagaatagtttctatactgtaataaatgctatattaatTAGCATATAgcctactttatttattacctggagatgacttgaaaaacacaaataaaccatataatgTCGCAGTCGTATGTTTGCTTCATGTTTACAaacgtttctgtttttctgtgaaaacaaaaaagcaatataGCTGGATGCTTTAGTTcatattagtgatttcctggTTTAACTTTCTGCGCGAGAGCGTCCTCCGGCTTCGaggatgaatgaaacacacactgcatgagtgtttagcgctccgCGGTGTTCATCTCACCTTATTCTGGGTACgaataaaacatcaaatcatGTGCAGACCATCCTGactctttgagtttaaatctacagttattcacaccagctcttgaaaacctctatgcgaaCACACTTGCCCGAAAAAAGTGCGGGGACGAATTTACGTGatattaaaagtgtgtgtgtttttaatacaaacattttatgaCATTACTGATGTTTTGTGGTACACTTCTGCAACTTCAGTGTTTTGAATGGGAGAAGATATGTAGTTTGGGGGTCTATAGACCTTATGTAGCCCTGTTCCTTTTCAGCACTACACTTATTGTCTTCTGGTTTGTATGTCCACAGCGTGGAGGTAATGTCgtacaaatgtattaattaaccgcttgttttaaaatcttacagatATCCGCTTCAAACAATGCACATGATAACTTTTGTAAACTCTACAATACTTCACCAGCTAAATACTTTTTAACAGCAATGCAATAGAAATTAACAGAGCTACCATGTGGAAGTTTAAAGATAAAATGCCACATAAGGTTGTTTCTTTGCCACATAAAGTTCATAGACCTCATGAAAGATTCACCATCTTACAGATGTACTCTCTGAAATGATAAATATGTTTCACAGACAAGTGCTTTCAGCCATATATTTATAAGGGGCATGAGCCTTAGTGAAATATTAGTCTACTGATAAATAAACTTTACAATcattttttctaacaatatttcAACTGTCATGGCTTGtgttttctttcagctgtttagaatttttttgcgattcagtttgattcattcagacaGTTCACTCTGAATCATTTGCAGAGGTGGATATTTGCCTAAAATCCATTGTAAGACACAAAACTTACAAATGTcttcttgcatttttaaatgagGATGCAGCTGTGTGCACCGTGTAGCTTGCACACCCCCACCCCGATTATAACATCATTTAATGCCATTCCAATCCACCTTTTTCCCTGCAAGCCTACtgtgttttatattaaaaggCACTTCCGGTTTGAGGAAGTTCTATTAAAAACGGAAACAAACAGCAATATGAAAAAAGGCAACATATACTGTGCATTTTTGCTCTCCAGATTTATTTCATGATGTATGCCatgaatattttactgtaatgctccaggtttgttttcacatgcttttaaatgttattgtgtCCCCTTTTCACTTCTTAACCCTATCAGTCATGTTTATCTAAATGTTTCTAAAGCAGGTTAATACAAAATTTGTTCCCCCATAATTTGCTCAAAGGATAATGGGGCTCAGGATAAAGGTGGATAGCCAACCTTACTATGAAATATACTTATTTTTGTACATGAATTTAACTCTACAACACACAGAATTTgctttaaatgtgcttttattaatttatttttatttatttgattgtaagATTGTTTCAGAGAAGGTACTGAGAAGAGATTAAAGTTTAGAAGAAATTTAAATTAAGCTTAATTtcagaataactgaaataaaaaatttttttttgtaaagataagatcagaaaatgtaaatgtagtacaATCAAAGTTACTGTGGAGCAGGTGACTGCATATGATCTCACAGGTCTTTAGCACAAACATAGCCCATTGAAGTCGAATAGGATGCATCGTTCCAGCACTGGTTAGCTGTAGGGTGGAAAAAGTAAATAAGTTTTTCTGATCATTACAGTGGTGatagaatcaaaataaaacagaatgttcAACTAAAGGCACTTGtcatttcatgtaaaaaaaaaaaaaaaacggaatgcAATCTTACAGGTCCAGTTAATCTCCACAAAGTTCTCGGAATCACCGCCATTAGGTTCATTAGAGCACCAGTTAGTGTAGTCATATGGAGTTCCATCACTCCACACCCACTGTCCATCCTAAAGAGTGAAGAGAGTGATTATAAAGAGTGCACTGCTGTATTCTGAATCCAGTAAGCAGCAAAGTCAACCCATCTTCATGTTTAAAGTAGAAATTTCAGTCTAGACAAACAAATAAGTCTTATTAGGCCACACAGTTTAACTTACTTGTATAGCATCATGAGCACCAATCCAAGAGCGCATGGAAGAAGAAGGCAACAGACTCAGCAGAAAATCGTTTTCCATTTTATTGTGCACAGATGCGAGATTTGAGTCAAGATTTTGGCAGTTTCTCTAaatagacagatttttttttattgtcagtacaaaatatatttttagtatgaaGCACAAAGtgacttttttaaacaaaagttttaGTCACTCGTGAACAATGTCTGGTCTGATTGTTAATTTGCTCATGATTagttttctgtattatttatttgcagaaaagaaagttttacttaaagaaaataatacaataaaaatcaccTACAAATAGCACATTACCTCTGCTGTGATCATGTTAACCGTCTGAGGGAAGAACTTGTAGCATCGGACTCCAAAATTTGTCCATCCATAAGCGCATTTTTCTGCCAAATTAACTGCATCCAGTACATAAACATTAGGGCTCTTGAAATATCTAAAACccctttttaaatattgttattttatatagattatttaatgattgttttattatgtgctgcaaatgtgtgtattttagaCACACTTTAGTAGATCcctttatttatcatgcaaatattagttaaaataatatatttcctgCTATCCCTCTCCATAAAGCTACAAACAAACAACAGTTAAGATTTGATTGAACAAGGTGTTAAAATGGAATaccaagttttttaaaaaaaaaaaaatcttataataaaTATCTCTTGGCTACCATCTGCATTCCCAGTGGAGAACACAATGAAAAGAAGAATCAGACTTCTCAGGATTGCCATGATGAACCTGGAAATAAATAAGTAGGAAAATTAAATGTCCGTACTTTGTGGATtctcaatgtattttaaagacaaagcaAAAAGATACTTTAAGTAGAAAGGTTATTCAGTAGATCTCTGTGCTAAAAACTCACCTTGTTTTTCAGATTGTTGCCTCCAGAATCTCAGAGGAAGGTTTTGTGAAGTTCCAGAAAGTTCCCTGCTTATATACTCTAATTGATGTCAAGTGTATAAGTCACAAGGATGACACAGGGTGTGACTGTTTGATCTGTCAATTTAATAAAATCGAATACAGGAGAATGGGGTAAGATAAGCttgtatgaaatatatatatatattaggttaactaaatatttatttttcactttttttgcatAGTAATAAGTTGAATAGTCATAAGGGATGATTACCCAtgaaaatcttaaattgtgtaaaCTATGAAGtcccaggtgaaaaaaaagtgcacttctaTAATGTACATTTAGGTCCATAAATATCtggacacaggcacaatttttattattttagctgctgaccaaaacatattcaagttacagttatataatggTTAAGgtgcacactctgagctttaatttgaggTTATTCTCATTAAAACTGGAGGAAAGGTTAGCGAATTACAGCTCTTTATTATGTTCCTTATATGTACCTccccctttttcaagggaccatacGTAAAATTGGACAATTGTCTCAAAACCTGTTTCATGGACAGGCATGGGCTATTCCttcattatttttcacatcaGTTAAGCAGGTTAaaggtctggagttgattctaagtgtgccgTTTGCATTTGGAAGTTGttgctgtgaacccacatcatgcGGTCAAAGGATCTCTCCATACAAGTGAAACAGACAAatgttaggcttcaaaaacaaaacaaatcctttaGAGAGATATCAGGAACAttaggagtggccaaatcaacagtttggtacattctgagaaaaaagaacgCTCTAGTGAGCTCAGCAGCATAAAAAAGCCTGGACGTCCACAGAGGACAACACTGGTGGATGATCGGAGaatcctctccatggtaaagaaaaaccctttcacaacatccagccaagagaagaacactctccagaAGGTAGTGTGTTAgtgtcaaagtctacaatcaagagaagacttcacgaGAGCAAATACGAtcaccacaaggtgcaaacaaggccagattagacAAATTCTaatttttgccaaaaaatatctaaaagagccagaccacttctggaagagccaaaacatacagcaaaagcaacccaggagtttttgaaggtacactcttaaaaagattgttctttaaaggttctttacatgTAGAACCAGTTCTATTTAGAACCATAGCATCCTGAAGAACCCCTTTAATGCTGAAATTGTTCTTTCTGTCAGAGTTTATGGTTCTTTATTCTCGCCCTTTagtttttcaaatctgtaactgtcaaagCACTTCATTACTTAGTTTCTGGAGTTCAGTGATCCAACTACACACTGTCtacacactctcaacaggtaaattatttcattcttaaatttaaacacaaaatttactttaaaattgtatctggttttcaaacaaacatgttcttttctcttcttttttgagTGTGAGCAGCTCTGGCTGAGGATAACCCTCTTCTCCACTAAGTAAGTAACAGAGACATTGAATTTATCATCCatattgttagatttttttttttaaataattacttatttattattaacagaggctacactctaaaaaaaatatggcTCATTAGGCTTACTGATTTTCTGGAGTTCAGCTATCCaactacacagactgtcaacaGACTCTCAGCAGGTAaatgatttctttcttaaaatgtctataacttttaaCTTTCAAATTGTAACTGGTTTCTTACAAATCATGTCTTCTTCTCTTTTCAGTTTAAGAGAACATGTAAGTGTGACCAGCCCTGTTCAGTTAAGGATACTTCTCTCCTCTTCACCactaagtaacaaaaatatttaatttatggtccttttttgtttgtttttgtttttacaaaaacaaatagaagGAGAAACATTGTAACTCTGAACTCAATTGTGTATTTCAGATGCTGTCACATTCTAcaacctcatcatctgcagagagaaactgccactcaatcacaccaaaatacacataatgatGGACAGGCATCATAGAGGGTTATGAAATTATGGTATTTTACTGGAACTTGGTTTTCATTTCACTATTTCCAGTTTCTATCTTgttttacttaaatgtatttatttatgttcaatgtcaattgtcatttattaatgtattctgcTAATAACTGTTGTTAGAGCACTGTCAGTTTTGGTACAAATTcacatgtcattaaaaaataaaagtacctaaatgacacgttgttgttgttgttgttgttgtttttatgtaaaacccTAACAGACACTGCAGGATATTGTACATTACTACaacaatactaataaataatatatacagataatattaataaagatataaatatgttaatatatcattaaaaaggttatttactATACCATTAAGGTCCAATATAGCATTTTCAATgcatggttctttatggaaccctataaaaagggttctatttagcactaaaaagggttctgctattgttacaagccgaagaacccttttctggtactgtttagaaccatttttcttaagagtATACAAAAGTGGAACATtctgcaatggccaagtcaatctcctgatctcagtcgcatgactgagcatggatttcacttgctgaagacaaaactataggcagaaagacccacaaacaaacaacaactgaagtcagctgcagtaaaggcctggcaaagcatcacaaagagTTCCAGACTTAAGGCAGTTTTTGCCTGCAAACGATtgtcaacaaaatattaaaaatgaacattttatttatgataacaTTTATTGATCACAGCACTGTATCACagtatgcattggcagtagcaagttcccgtatttgcttgcagcagcagcaataatttacaactacagcaataaccaacagcagaagcagcatagcagatctattccgccaagaccaaatacattaacatgctAAAATCTTTTGTGAGTCGTCATGATTGAactgtacttaaagtgctctattttcacaCACTAATTTTGCACTTGTGGCCAggtatggttacccatactcggaatttgtgttctgcatttgaCCCATCCAAGTCGTGGTATTGGggatggaagagagcgctggttattcactctccccacaacaattcctgctggacctgagactcgacccgtgaccttcaggttacaagttaCGACTCCCTGAGCATTAGGCCACAACTGGCCTGTGCttttttgggacaccatgaatatgaactaaagtGTGCTTTTAACATCTTTCATACTTTAGTGGGTTCAAGAAtactacaagtggtaactaaataaaaatttttaaatacagagatagtatgctaaaagcacattttagttcatattcatggtgtcccaaaactgcacagttgagtacacttagatgttCTTAAGATTATCTTAAGTAGTACTAAATGGATTTTTTCCCTTGGTAGCTTAAATGAGTTCAGTAAGTCCATTAAGAAAAATGACCTTTAGAGCAATATCATCAAAGCCCACCAAGACATAGTATGCACAATTCTGCTACATAATTCTTGTTAGGAtgacaaactgagacagactgcTGGGTTCATTGCTGGCAGTTGTGTATTCACCCTGGcacctttttgtttttgggtgagtAAAATGTTCATCAAATATAATGTATAACTGTGTGTCAGATCAGTTCCATTGCTATAGATGTGTCTGGCAAGGTGTGAATGGCTTCTTTCTTATCTTCTCTGCACAGTGCTGGCTGGGTATTTAAACTGCATATTTTCTTAAGCAAATCATAAGTCcatctttattttatatgaaaagtgGAACAGTTTTGCCCTGTGTCCCATCCATGAGAAAAACAACTTCCTGatctttccttcttttcttcAAACAATGCCTTGCAATATGGCCATCCTTTCCACATGCATGGCAGACAAAACCTTGATGGGTCTCGTTCTCTGGACAGAGCTTTGCAATATCACCAGCTTTGCCACACACATAGCAAAGCTCAACAACTATCTGAAGTTTTTTTAATCACATCCTGTATCATCCTCGCGACTTATACATCAAGTAAAGTATAAAAGCAGGGCTCCTTCTGGAACTTCATAAAATCTTTCTCTGAGGTTTTG
This genomic stretch from Cyprinus carpio isolate SPL01 chromosome B9, ASM1834038v1, whole genome shotgun sequence harbors:
- the LOC109089043 gene encoding ladderlectin-like, producing the protein MAILRSLILLFIVFSTGNADVNLAEKCAYGWTNFGVRCYKFFPQTVNMITAERNCQNLDSNLASVHNKMENDFLLSLLPSSSMRSWIGAHDAIQDGQWVWSDGTPYDYTNWCSNEPNGGDSENFVEINWTSNQCWNDASYSTSMGYVCAKDL